TACATTGATTTCGTGGAAGAACCTGCCGAGCCAGTCGGTCATCCCGGCTTCAAACCAGCCGTCTCCCTCCACCGCAGCGCCCATCGGATTCTGGCTCGGAATTGCCACCAGTTCACGCAAAATCGAACTTGCAGATCGGATGTTCGTCAAAGGAACCTCGCATGCACAAATCAACGGGCCACGAATCTTTACTCAGCCGCCGCGACATGCTGAAAGCGTCCACCGCAGCTGCTGCGGTCACTATGACCGGCACTTCTCTATTCGGCAAGTCGGACTCGAACACATCCGGTTTCATTGATGCCCACGTGCATGTCTGGACGCCCGACACCTCGACGTATCCGTTGAAGACCGGTTACTCAAAAGAAGACATGCAGCCGCCGAGTTTCACGCCGAAAGAGCTGATGGCCCACGCCGGCCCCAGCGGCGTCGATTGCATCGTGCTGATTCAGATGAGCTTCTACGGCTACGACAATTCCTACATGCTGCACGTGATGGACGCACACCCGGGACGTTACTCGGGGGTCGCAGTGATCGATCCCGAAGACAAACCGGTCGCCACGATGAAAGCCCTGAAGAAGAAAGGCGTTCGCGGTTTCCGCATCGTCGCCGGAAAGCAGGATCCCGATCAGTGGCTGAAGTCGAAAGGGATGCGGGCCATGTGGCGGTGTGCGGCCGACGAAGACATGGCCATGTGCCCGCTGATGAACCCGGAATACATTCCGTCCGTTGCGGCGATGTGCAGGAAGTTTCCGGAGACGACAGTCGTGGTCGATCACTTTGCCCGCATCGGTATCAGCGGCACGGTGAACGAGGCTGACCTGGATGCACTCTGCCAGCTGGCCGATCACGAAAAGACGTACGTGAAAACCTCAGCCTTCTACGCGCTCGGGAAGAAGTCGCCGCCTTATACTGATCTCGGCCCGATGATCCGCCGCTGCCGGGATGCCTTCGGAGCCGACCGCCTGATGTGGGCCAGCGACTGCCCGTATCAGGTGCAGGAAAATCACACCTACGCCGCCTCGATCGATCTCATTCGCGAGAAACTCGATTTCCTGAGCGACGAAGATCGCGAGTCGATGCTCCGCGGCACCGCTGAGAAAGTCTTCTTCAGTT
This region of Rubinisphaera margarita genomic DNA includes:
- a CDS encoding amidohydrolase family protein, coding for MHKSTGHESLLSRRDMLKASTAAAAVTMTGTSLFGKSDSNTSGFIDAHVHVWTPDTSTYPLKTGYSKEDMQPPSFTPKELMAHAGPSGVDCIVLIQMSFYGYDNSYMLHVMDAHPGRYSGVAVIDPEDKPVATMKALKKKGVRGFRIVAGKQDPDQWLKSKGMRAMWRCAADEDMAMCPLMNPEYIPSVAAMCRKFPETTVVVDHFARIGISGTVNEADLDALCQLADHEKTYVKTSAFYALGKKSPPYTDLGPMIRRCRDAFGADRLMWASDCPYQVQENHTYAASIDLIREKLDFLSDEDRESMLRGTAEKVFFS